A part of Anaeromyxobacter diazotrophicus genomic DNA contains:
- a CDS encoding DUF3108 domain-containing protein: MTITAALLAAALATAGPATSTSNSNSNSTSNATATATATGELPFAPGEQIDLVIDFLHVRAGEARLSVGQPEGPVWPIFCQGKTGGLASLLDIREHYVSYWDAERRASRGTDLNAIEPGDRHTDRARFDRESGKALVQVLRKGRLTRTTQDVPGDIQDLASVLLALRLAPLRPGDRYELPVFSGKEVFTLRAEVEGDETLETPAGRFDTTRLKVQLGLKDQFRSQRDAHLWLSRDPRHIPVRMTADFAVGSVVVTVSGYRPGGAQAASR; this comes from the coding sequence ATGACGATCACCGCCGCCCTCCTGGCAGCTGCGCTCGCGACCGCGGGCCCCGCGACCTCGACCTCGAACTCGAACTCGAACTCGACCTCGAACGCGACGGCGACCGCGACCGCGACCGGAGAGCTTCCGTTCGCGCCGGGTGAGCAGATCGACCTCGTCATCGACTTCCTGCACGTGCGCGCCGGCGAGGCGCGCCTCTCGGTGGGCCAGCCCGAGGGCCCGGTGTGGCCGATCTTCTGCCAGGGCAAGACCGGGGGGCTCGCCTCGCTGCTCGACATCCGGGAGCACTACGTCTCCTACTGGGACGCCGAGCGCCGGGCCTCCCGCGGGACCGACCTCAACGCCATCGAGCCTGGAGACCGGCACACCGACCGCGCGCGCTTCGACCGGGAGAGCGGGAAGGCGCTCGTGCAGGTGCTCCGCAAGGGACGCCTGACCCGGACCACGCAGGACGTACCGGGCGACATCCAGGATCTGGCGAGCGTGCTCCTCGCCCTGCGCCTCGCGCCGCTGCGGCCCGGCGATCGCTACGAGCTGCCCGTCTTCTCGGGGAAGGAGGTCTTCACGCTCCGCGCCGAGGTGGAAGGGGACGAGACGCTCGAGACGCCGGCCGGGCGCTTCGACACCACCCGCCTGAAGGTCCAGCTCGGCCTGAAGGACCAGTTCCGCAGCCAGCGCGACGCGCACCTGTGGCTCTCGCGCGACCCGCGGCACATCCCGGTGCGCATGACCGCCGACTTCGCGGTGGGGAGCGTGGTGGTCACGGTGAGCGGCTATCGCCCCGGTGGCGCGCAGGCGGCCTCGCGGTAG
- a CDS encoding YggS family pyridoxal phosphate-dependent enzyme codes for MSGLADRLAAVRARLRPGVTLVAVSKTQPASAIREAYQAGQRDFGENYAQEWRAKAAELAALPDLVWHFIGGLQTNKVKYVLPAPRPGAAAPPAVGWVHTVDRLALAQELSRRAAARGGAARVLLEVNVGQEGSKSGCAPGELPRLAEAVARLPALELRGLMCIPPAAEDPRPHFARLRALRDALGLALPDLSMGMSGDYPAAIEEGATLVRVGTAIFGERRPQP; via the coding sequence GTGAGCGGCCTGGCCGACCGGCTGGCCGCCGTGCGCGCCCGGCTCAGGCCCGGCGTGACGCTGGTCGCGGTCTCGAAGACGCAGCCGGCGAGCGCCATCCGCGAAGCCTACCAGGCGGGCCAGCGCGACTTCGGCGAGAACTACGCCCAGGAGTGGCGCGCCAAGGCAGCGGAGCTGGCAGCGCTGCCGGACCTCGTCTGGCACTTCATCGGCGGCTTGCAGACGAACAAGGTGAAGTACGTCCTCCCCGCCCCGCGCCCCGGCGCCGCGGCGCCGCCGGCGGTGGGGTGGGTGCACACCGTCGACCGCCTGGCGCTCGCCCAGGAGCTCTCGCGCCGCGCGGCGGCGCGCGGCGGCGCGGCGCGGGTGCTGCTCGAGGTGAACGTGGGCCAGGAGGGCTCGAAGTCCGGCTGCGCGCCGGGCGAGCTCCCGCGACTCGCCGAGGCGGTGGCGCGGCTCCCGGCGCTGGAGCTGCGGGGGCTCATGTGCATCCCCCCGGCGGCCGAGGACCCGCGCCCGCACTTCGCCCGGCTGCGCGCGCTGCGCGACGCGCTCGGGCTGGCGCTGCCCGACCTCTCCATGGGGATGAGCGGCGACTACCCGGCCGCGATCGAGGAGGGCGCGACCCTGGTCCGCGTCGGCACCGCCATCTTCGGCGAGCGCCGGCCGCAGCCGTAG
- a CDS encoding Maf family protein — MTLTLASQSPRRRELLARLGLALDVRPADVDEGTRPGEEARAYVLRVAEAKARAVDAPGVVLAADTAVVLDGRILGKPRDDAEAAAMLRALSGRAHEVMTGVCARGAGRQELVAVTSAVELAALSERQIAWYVATGEPRDKAGAYAVQGVASAFVTAVRGSVSNVIGLPLAETLELLRGFGFPLPWDREAAG; from the coding sequence ATGACGCTCACCCTCGCCTCGCAGAGCCCGCGCCGGCGCGAGCTGCTCGCGCGGCTCGGGCTCGCCCTCGACGTCCGCCCGGCGGACGTGGACGAGGGCACGCGCCCGGGCGAGGAGGCGCGCGCCTACGTGCTGCGGGTGGCCGAGGCCAAGGCGCGGGCGGTCGACGCGCCGGGGGTGGTGCTCGCCGCGGACACGGCGGTGGTCCTGGACGGCCGGATCCTGGGCAAGCCGCGCGACGACGCCGAGGCGGCCGCCATGCTGCGGGCGCTCTCCGGGCGCGCCCACGAGGTCATGACGGGCGTCTGCGCCCGCGGGGCCGGGCGGCAGGAGCTCGTGGCCGTGACGAGCGCCGTCGAGCTGGCGGCGCTCTCGGAGCGCCAGATCGCCTGGTACGTGGCGACCGGCGAGCCGCGCGACAAGGCCGGCGCCTACGCCGTGCAGGGGGTCGCCTCCGCCTTCGTGACGGCGGTGCGCGGCAGCGTCTCGAACGTCATCGGGCTGCCGCTCGCCGAGACGCTCGAGCTCCTGCGGGGCTTCGGGTTTCCCCTGCCCTGGGACCGCGAGGCGGCGGGGTGA
- a CDS encoding peptidylprolyl isomerase, translating to MLDTLRANSRSVLTYVLFGIIIIVFVVSFGPGSKGCSGGDIGTTQAWAAKVNGEAVSPTEFDQQYGQLLRIYQQQGAPDLNALLQTRLRQMAMDQLVQRELIDQEAQRQGIVVSDDELSNAIKNIPSFQSEGRFDMELYRRAVTSTYGSPGKFEERMRKDLAYQKMVALLRGTAKVTPDEVKDAWAAENDRLALELARFPFALARAEVKVTDAEVKAFLAKNGAQVEQYFKDHPARFDRPRRLHARHLLVAVAPGAPQDAQEAAKKKIDALAERVKKGEDFGKLAQEASDDPGSKAQGGDLGFFGPGVMAKPFEDAAGKLSPGQVSEPVRTEFGWHLVKLEGIEPAKKETLDEAKPEIARELLETEAAKKLAGQRAEETLKKLQSGKSFAEVLPAKGAQVKLGGQPIVAEDTGTFPVSSAPSVPRLGPAPELFADAVKAAAGQVLPRVYETAGGPVVARVKERQRADLSKLAEHQAEVETRLRLRRESELERAWVESLRKKAKVQTNEAFVQGTARAAPVELD from the coding sequence ATGCTCGACACCTTGAGGGCGAACTCGCGCAGCGTCCTCACCTACGTCCTGTTCGGCATCATCATCATCGTCTTCGTCGTCTCGTTCGGGCCTGGCTCGAAGGGGTGCAGCGGAGGCGACATCGGCACCACCCAGGCGTGGGCGGCGAAGGTGAACGGTGAAGCGGTCTCGCCCACCGAGTTCGACCAGCAGTACGGCCAGCTGCTCCGCATCTACCAGCAGCAGGGCGCGCCCGACCTGAACGCCCTCCTCCAGACGCGGCTCCGCCAGATGGCGATGGACCAGCTCGTCCAGCGCGAGCTCATCGACCAGGAGGCGCAGCGGCAGGGCATCGTCGTGAGCGACGACGAGCTCTCGAACGCCATCAAGAACATCCCCTCCTTCCAGAGCGAGGGCCGGTTCGACATGGAGCTGTACCGGCGCGCGGTGACGAGCACCTACGGCTCGCCCGGGAAGTTCGAGGAGCGCATGCGCAAGGACCTCGCCTACCAGAAGATGGTGGCGCTCCTGCGCGGCACCGCGAAGGTGACCCCGGACGAGGTGAAGGACGCCTGGGCGGCCGAGAACGACCGCCTCGCGCTCGAGCTGGCCCGCTTCCCCTTCGCGCTGGCGCGCGCCGAGGTGAAGGTGACCGACGCCGAGGTGAAGGCCTTCCTGGCCAAGAACGGCGCGCAGGTGGAGCAGTACTTCAAGGATCACCCCGCCCGCTTCGACCGGCCGCGGCGGCTGCACGCCCGGCACCTCCTGGTGGCGGTGGCGCCGGGCGCGCCGCAGGACGCGCAGGAGGCGGCCAAGAAGAAGATCGACGCCCTGGCGGAGCGCGTGAAGAAGGGCGAGGACTTCGGCAAGCTGGCGCAGGAGGCCTCCGACGACCCGGGCTCCAAGGCCCAGGGCGGCGACCTCGGCTTCTTCGGGCCGGGCGTGATGGCGAAGCCGTTCGAGGACGCCGCCGGCAAGCTCTCGCCGGGCCAGGTCTCGGAGCCGGTCCGCACGGAGTTCGGCTGGCACCTCGTGAAGCTCGAGGGGATCGAGCCGGCCAAGAAGGAGACGCTCGACGAGGCGAAGCCCGAGATCGCGCGCGAGCTCCTCGAGACCGAGGCCGCCAAGAAGCTCGCCGGGCAGCGCGCGGAGGAGACGCTCAAGAAGCTCCAGTCCGGCAAGAGCTTCGCCGAGGTGCTCCCCGCGAAGGGCGCGCAGGTGAAGCTGGGCGGGCAGCCCATCGTCGCGGAGGACACCGGCACCTTCCCCGTCTCCAGCGCGCCCAGCGTGCCGAGGCTGGGGCCGGCGCCGGAGCTCTTCGCCGACGCCGTCAAGGCGGCCGCCGGGCAGGTGCTGCCGCGCGTGTACGAGACCGCGGGCGGGCCGGTGGTGGCGCGGGTGAAGGAGCGCCAGCGCGCCGACCTCTCCAAGCTGGCCGAGCACCAGGCCGAGGTCGAGACGCGGCTCAGGCTGCGCCGGGAGTCCGAGCTGGAGCGCGCCTGGGTGGAGAGCCTCCGCAAGAAGGCCAAGGTGCAGACGAACGAGGCCTTCGTGCAGGGCACCGCCCGCGCCGCCCCGGTGGAGCTGGACTAG
- the mreC gene encoding rod shape-determining protein MreC yields MVGLLKRHREIILVVLLLVLPLGVYFAHAKHPSERTRLDRVILAVTGPIEKAIGWTVTGALQAWNGYVGLRGAHARAVALQHEVTALKLDQLELVRTRDENERLRRLLGFARAEPERRVVGGRVIGVRLDPKGLQLLTLDRGARDGVARMMPVVVAHGVVGRVHAVTDTTADVLLLSDRNSSIAVRVDRSRARANVRGTGAPDACRLEYALRSDDIQDGDALVTSGTDGVFPRGLPVGRITSLKRSGQGLYQRADVAPAVDITKVEEALVITSFDAHLDEAPLAAAAPAPAPASAPTPAPRRPAAAKPAPPPAAPAPAAPEEDDAPAEAPPAPGATAAVEVSP; encoded by the coding sequence GTGGTCGGACTGCTGAAGCGTCACCGCGAGATCATCCTCGTCGTCCTGCTGCTCGTCCTGCCGCTGGGCGTGTACTTCGCGCACGCCAAGCACCCGAGCGAGCGCACGCGCCTCGACCGGGTCATCCTGGCCGTGACCGGCCCCATCGAGAAGGCCATCGGCTGGACCGTCACCGGCGCCCTCCAGGCCTGGAACGGCTACGTGGGGCTCCGCGGGGCGCACGCCCGGGCGGTGGCGCTGCAGCACGAGGTCACCGCCCTGAAGCTCGATCAGCTCGAGCTCGTCCGGACGCGGGACGAGAACGAGCGGCTGCGGCGGCTGCTCGGGTTCGCCCGCGCGGAGCCCGAGCGGCGCGTGGTGGGCGGGCGCGTCATCGGCGTGCGCCTCGATCCCAAGGGGCTGCAGCTCCTCACCCTCGACCGCGGCGCGCGCGACGGCGTGGCGCGGATGATGCCGGTGGTGGTGGCGCACGGAGTGGTGGGCCGCGTCCACGCCGTCACCGACACCACCGCCGACGTGCTGCTCCTGTCCGACCGCAACAGCTCGATCGCGGTGCGCGTCGACCGCTCGCGCGCCCGCGCCAACGTGCGCGGGACCGGCGCGCCGGACGCCTGCCGCCTCGAGTACGCGCTGCGGTCCGACGACATCCAGGACGGCGACGCGCTCGTCACCTCGGGCACGGACGGCGTCTTCCCGCGCGGCCTGCCGGTGGGACGGATCACCTCGCTGAAGCGCAGCGGGCAGGGGCTCTACCAGCGCGCGGACGTGGCGCCGGCGGTCGACATCACCAAGGTCGAGGAGGCGCTGGTCATCACCTCCTTCGACGCCCACCTCGACGAGGCGCCGCTCGCGGCCGCCGCGCCGGCGCCCGCGCCCGCGAGCGCGCCGACGCCCGCGCCGCGGCGGCCGGCCGCCGCCAAGCCGGCGCCCCCGCCCGCCGCCCCGGCGCCGGCCGCGCCCGAGGAGGACGACGCGCCCGCGGAGGCGCCGCCCGCGCCCGGCGCGACCGCCGCGGTGGAGGTGAGCCCGTGA
- the mrdA gene encoding penicillin-binding protein 2, protein MVRVPTATAPNTSQAELRPRTALMTVVASLAFLVLAVRLYQLQILRGDQYKERADENFVKELRVPADRGFILDRNHKVLVDSRPSYDVTLTPYFCGKQCDELLGQLGKLLSLSDEELERAQQRLHAARGLERFRPFTVKVDIAREELDIVEANRVPGALSGVDVIPAPHRSYRYGPWAGHLFGYMNEIGAEELKRANADIEKRNDGELLYQLGDYVGRRGLERRWESTLRGLDGRRRVVVDAKGNAKGGDLEELIPEDQRFEASRPGRNLVLSIDWRLQEFAEKMFPATAGSVLAMDARTGFLLALVDRPSPDPNKLSGRISRSELKAIRDDPLRPELFRAIQEHYHPGSTFKVVTSIAALEEGALKPGGTINCPGHYTLGGHRWRCDKEKGHGNVDLEHALGASCDVFYYALGDRLGTDAIAKWAHLLGLGSPTGFDLGGEISGVMPDEAWHDRHLAGGYQHGMSLNIAIGQGDVNVTPMQQVVLYGALATGKVWKPQVVQRIEDPGGETVQEFGPVVKGQLPIKPETRAAVLKGMEATVNEPFGTGYGSRLKDVVVDGKPVLMAGKTGTAQVVKLGAKRLKASQVTYFERDHAWFASFAPADDPELVVVVLNEHSGFGASNAAPTAAAVMRYYFQLKRTDALERAGVQLGPPPPPGLEVPGAKPAAAPVRTGAPGAPTIEAPATVPAAVQGEKRGA, encoded by the coding sequence ATGGTCCGCGTCCCCACCGCCACCGCCCCCAACACCTCGCAGGCCGAGCTCCGGCCGCGCACCGCGCTCATGACGGTGGTGGCGTCGCTCGCCTTCCTGGTGCTAGCCGTCCGCCTGTACCAGCTCCAGATCCTGCGCGGCGACCAGTACAAGGAGCGCGCCGACGAGAACTTCGTGAAGGAGCTGCGCGTCCCCGCCGACCGCGGCTTCATCCTCGACCGCAACCACAAGGTGCTGGTCGACTCGCGCCCCTCGTACGACGTCACCCTCACGCCCTACTTCTGCGGCAAGCAGTGCGACGAGCTCCTGGGCCAGCTCGGGAAGCTCCTCTCGCTGTCCGACGAGGAGCTCGAGCGCGCCCAGCAGCGCCTCCACGCCGCGCGCGGCCTGGAGCGCTTCCGCCCGTTCACCGTGAAGGTGGACATCGCGCGAGAGGAGCTCGACATCGTCGAGGCGAACCGCGTGCCCGGCGCGCTCTCCGGGGTCGACGTCATCCCCGCCCCGCACCGCAGCTACCGCTACGGCCCCTGGGCCGGCCACCTCTTCGGCTACATGAACGAGATCGGGGCCGAGGAGCTCAAGCGCGCCAACGCCGACATCGAGAAGCGCAACGACGGCGAGCTCCTCTACCAGCTCGGGGACTACGTCGGCCGCCGCGGCCTGGAGCGGCGCTGGGAGTCCACCCTGCGCGGCCTCGACGGGCGGCGGCGGGTGGTGGTGGACGCGAAGGGCAACGCCAAGGGCGGCGATCTCGAGGAGCTCATCCCGGAGGACCAGCGCTTCGAGGCCTCGCGGCCCGGGCGGAACCTCGTCCTCTCCATCGACTGGCGTCTCCAGGAGTTCGCCGAGAAGATGTTCCCGGCCACCGCCGGCTCGGTCCTCGCGATGGACGCGCGCACCGGGTTCCTGCTGGCGCTCGTCGACCGCCCCTCGCCCGATCCGAACAAGCTCTCCGGCCGCATCAGCCGGTCCGAGCTCAAGGCCATCCGCGACGACCCGCTCCGCCCCGAGCTGTTCCGCGCCATCCAGGAGCACTACCACCCGGGGTCGACGTTCAAGGTCGTGACCTCGATCGCCGCCCTGGAGGAGGGCGCGCTCAAGCCGGGCGGCACCATCAACTGCCCCGGGCACTACACGCTCGGCGGCCACCGCTGGCGCTGCGACAAGGAGAAGGGGCACGGGAACGTCGACCTCGAGCACGCGCTCGGCGCCTCCTGCGACGTCTTCTACTACGCGCTGGGCGACCGGCTCGGCACCGACGCCATCGCGAAGTGGGCGCACCTGCTGGGCCTCGGCAGCCCGACCGGCTTCGACCTGGGCGGCGAGATCTCCGGCGTCATGCCGGACGAGGCGTGGCACGACCGCCACCTCGCCGGCGGCTACCAGCACGGCATGTCGCTCAACATCGCCATTGGCCAGGGCGACGTGAACGTGACCCCAATGCAGCAGGTGGTGCTCTACGGCGCGCTCGCGACCGGCAAGGTGTGGAAGCCGCAGGTCGTGCAGCGGATCGAGGACCCGGGCGGCGAGACCGTCCAGGAGTTCGGGCCGGTGGTGAAGGGACAGCTCCCCATCAAGCCCGAGACGCGGGCGGCCGTGCTGAAGGGCATGGAGGCGACCGTCAACGAGCCGTTCGGCACCGGCTACGGCTCGCGCCTCAAGGACGTCGTGGTGGACGGCAAGCCGGTGCTGATGGCCGGCAAGACCGGCACCGCCCAGGTGGTGAAGCTGGGGGCGAAGCGGCTCAAGGCCTCGCAGGTCACCTACTTCGAGCGCGACCACGCCTGGTTCGCCTCGTTCGCGCCGGCGGACGACCCCGAGCTGGTGGTGGTGGTGCTGAACGAGCACTCCGGCTTCGGCGCGTCGAACGCGGCCCCGACCGCGGCCGCCGTCATGCGCTACTACTTCCAGCTGAAGCGGACCGACGCCCTGGAGCGCGCGGGCGTCCAGCTCGGCCCGCCGCCGCCGCCCGGCCTCGAGGTGCCGGGCGCGAAGCCGGCCGCCGCGCCGGTCCGGACCGGGGCGCCGGGCGCCCCCACCATCGAGGCGCCGGCCACCGTGCCGGCCGCCGTCCAGGGGGAGAAGCGTGGCGCTTGA
- the rodA gene encoding rod shape-determining protein RodA, with amino-acid sequence MALDLSLPRAGVPSQRRAFTHYPWHVAFLVLGIAALGVWNLASASRSAHAPVWISQLSWMGAGAAVALALGLVDYRRFMRGAYVFYAVVVLLLVATALKGRVVMGARRWLAIGPMNLQPSELAKIAVMVALARWFHMDAAKRKDGYGLFGLVVPGVITLVPALLILKQPDLGTALIVVAVGATMILFAKVRWQTLVAVGAVVVVGAVFAYPHLKPYQKKRVETFLNPEGDVLGAGYHATQSMIAVGSGQALGKGWAQGTQTLLSFLPEQHTDFIFSVWAEEHGFVGCLLLLALYYALVVSALGIAGNARDRFGHFLAVGVTAMLFWHAFINMGMVTGVMPVVGVTLPLMSYGGSSVMAVLIGIGLLNNVASRRFVN; translated from the coding sequence GTGGCGCTTGACCTGTCCTTGCCGCGCGCCGGGGTGCCGTCGCAGCGGCGCGCCTTCACGCACTACCCGTGGCACGTGGCCTTCCTCGTGCTCGGCATCGCCGCGCTCGGCGTCTGGAACCTCGCCTCGGCCTCGCGCAGCGCGCACGCGCCGGTCTGGATCTCGCAGCTCTCCTGGATGGGCGCCGGCGCCGCCGTCGCGCTCGCCCTCGGGCTCGTCGACTACCGCCGCTTCATGCGCGGCGCGTACGTCTTCTACGCCGTCGTGGTGCTCCTGCTCGTGGCGACCGCGCTCAAGGGGCGCGTGGTCATGGGCGCCCGCCGCTGGCTCGCCATCGGCCCGATGAACCTCCAGCCCTCGGAGCTGGCCAAGATCGCGGTCATGGTGGCGCTGGCGCGCTGGTTCCACATGGACGCCGCCAAGCGCAAGGACGGCTACGGCCTGTTCGGCCTCGTCGTCCCGGGCGTCATCACCCTGGTGCCGGCGCTGCTCATCCTGAAGCAGCCCGACCTCGGGACGGCCCTCATCGTGGTGGCGGTGGGCGCGACCATGATCCTGTTCGCGAAGGTGCGCTGGCAGACCCTGGTGGCGGTGGGCGCGGTGGTGGTGGTGGGCGCGGTCTTCGCGTACCCGCACCTCAAGCCGTACCAGAAGAAGCGCGTCGAGACCTTCCTCAACCCGGAGGGCGACGTCCTCGGCGCCGGGTACCACGCGACGCAGTCGATGATCGCGGTCGGCTCGGGGCAGGCGCTCGGCAAGGGCTGGGCGCAGGGGACGCAGACCCTGCTCTCGTTCCTGCCCGAGCAGCACACCGACTTCATCTTCTCGGTGTGGGCCGAGGAGCACGGGTTCGTCGGCTGCCTGCTCCTGCTCGCGCTCTACTACGCGCTCGTGGTGTCGGCGCTGGGCATCGCCGGCAACGCCCGCGACCGCTTCGGCCACTTCCTGGCGGTGGGGGTGACGGCGATGCTCTTCTGGCACGCCTTCATCAACATGGGGATGGTGACCGGCGTCATGCCGGTGGTGGGCGTCACGCTCCCGCTCATGAGCTACGGCGGCTCGTCGGTGATGGCCGTGCTCATCGGCATCGGCCTGCTCAACAACGTCGCGAGCCGGCGCTTCGTGAACTGA
- the trxA gene encoding thioredoxin, which yields MASNDVVTLEDGTFDQEVLKSDTPVLVDFWATWCGPCKAIAPAVEELAKEYKGKLKVAKLDIDHHQQVPQKYGIRSIPTLLVFKGGRVVDTIIGAVPKAKLVDAVKKVV from the coding sequence ATGGCATCGAATGACGTGGTCACCCTCGAGGACGGCACCTTCGATCAGGAAGTGCTGAAGAGCGACACCCCCGTGCTGGTCGACTTCTGGGCGACCTGGTGCGGCCCCTGCAAGGCCATCGCCCCGGCCGTGGAGGAGCTGGCGAAGGAGTACAAGGGCAAGCTCAAGGTGGCGAAGCTCGACATCGACCACCACCAGCAGGTGCCGCAGAAGTACGGCATCCGCTCCATCCCCACCCTGCTCGTGTTCAAGGGCGGCCGGGTGGTGGACACCATCATCGGCGCCGTGCCCAAGGCGAAGCTCGTCGACGCGGTGAAGAAGGTCGTCTGA
- a CDS encoding cytochrome C assembly family protein, producing MSIHVLRLAAALYAAGAAAYILFFARPRHLRAASTGYALVAVAFAVHAVSIGLACGEFGGREFFNLRGGFGLLGWLAAGAFLLLQRFWRLPSVGAFITPLVLMSVLPGVFGLGPNARGPVPAIIRLPSLKVHIFSAAGGVVLFAFAFAVALMYLLQEREVKGKRFGALFSRLPSLDALDRLNQRLVRGGFAVYSVALVTGALVAKNAWGSFWTWDPQQVAALVVWLLYGGMVQLRHLGVHGRRYALLTLAGFALVIGSMIAMGAVPNVTRHGGNFQ from the coding sequence ATGAGCATCCACGTCCTGAGGCTCGCCGCCGCGCTCTACGCCGCCGGCGCCGCGGCCTACATCCTCTTCTTCGCGCGCCCGCGCCACCTCCGGGCCGCCAGCACCGGCTACGCGCTCGTCGCGGTCGCGTTCGCGGTGCACGCCGTCTCGATCGGCCTCGCCTGCGGCGAGTTCGGCGGGAGGGAGTTCTTCAACCTGCGCGGCGGCTTCGGCCTCCTCGGCTGGCTCGCCGCCGGCGCCTTCCTGCTCCTGCAGCGCTTCTGGCGGCTGCCGTCGGTGGGGGCGTTCATCACGCCGCTCGTGCTCATGTCGGTGCTGCCCGGGGTCTTCGGGCTCGGTCCCAACGCGCGCGGGCCCGTGCCGGCGATCATCCGGCTGCCGTCGCTCAAGGTGCACATCTTCAGCGCCGCCGGCGGCGTGGTCCTGTTCGCCTTCGCCTTCGCGGTGGCGCTCATGTACCTGCTCCAGGAGCGCGAGGTGAAGGGCAAGCGGTTCGGGGCGCTCTTCTCGCGCCTCCCGTCGCTCGACGCGCTCGACCGCCTCAACCAGCGGCTGGTCCGCGGCGGGTTCGCGGTCTACTCGGTCGCGCTCGTCACCGGCGCCCTGGTGGCGAAGAACGCGTGGGGCAGCTTCTGGACCTGGGACCCGCAGCAGGTCGCGGCGCTGGTGGTGTGGCTGCTCTACGGCGGCATGGTGCAGCTGCGCCACCTCGGCGTCCACGGCCGCCGCTACGCCCTCCTCACGCTGGCCGGCTTCGCGCTGGTGATCGGCTCGATGATCGCCATGGGCGCGGTCCCGAACGTCACCCGGCACGGGGGCAACTTCCAGTGA
- the hemA gene encoding glutamyl-tRNA reductase, with translation MSEVFLVGLSHHSAPIAVREQVALKDEVLKAALRGVREVSGVQEAMAISTCNRVEVYVLADSAEPARRFFLDRAAAADGHLYERQGSQAVRHLFRVAASLDSMVLGEQQILGQVKEAYGLASAAQTAGSFLSRLCNRAFATAKRVRTETDIGRGASSVSQVAVELVAKIFGDLKGRAILLAGAGKMGALSAKALASLGADRVLVANRSRERAVALAEQTGGHPRDWAELPELLVEADVVIVSTGAPTFVVGAELVQAAMKARRRRSLCLIDLSVPRNVDPCCSDVTDVYAYDMDDLQKVVLTTKSARAEEALRAEAIVEAEVMAFTAEREARAALPVLAALRRQAEEIALAEAERTLAQVGQKLDEKGRRSVEAMARAIVNKLLHGPTSRLKQAASNGDSALPGAAAELFGIEEERGEPPAPPAEAAEAPVHMVALPEKR, from the coding sequence GTGAGCGAGGTCTTCCTCGTCGGCCTGTCGCACCACTCGGCGCCCATCGCGGTGCGCGAGCAGGTGGCGCTCAAGGACGAGGTGCTCAAGGCCGCGCTGCGCGGCGTGCGCGAGGTGAGCGGCGTCCAGGAGGCGATGGCGATCTCCACCTGCAACCGGGTGGAGGTGTACGTGCTCGCCGACTCGGCCGAGCCCGCGCGCCGCTTCTTCCTCGACCGCGCCGCCGCCGCCGACGGGCACCTCTACGAGCGGCAGGGATCGCAGGCGGTGCGCCACCTGTTCCGGGTGGCGGCCAGCCTCGACTCGATGGTGCTCGGCGAGCAGCAGATCCTGGGCCAGGTGAAGGAGGCCTACGGGCTCGCCAGCGCCGCCCAGACCGCCGGCTCCTTCCTGTCGCGCCTGTGCAACCGCGCCTTCGCCACCGCCAAGCGCGTCCGCACCGAGACCGACATCGGGCGCGGGGCGAGCTCGGTGTCGCAGGTGGCGGTCGAGCTGGTGGCCAAGATCTTCGGCGACCTCAAGGGCCGCGCCATCCTGCTCGCCGGCGCCGGGAAGATGGGCGCGCTCTCCGCGAAGGCGCTCGCCTCGCTCGGCGCCGACCGCGTGCTGGTCGCGAACCGGTCGCGCGAGCGGGCGGTCGCGCTGGCCGAGCAGACCGGCGGCCACCCGCGCGACTGGGCGGAGCTGCCCGAGCTGCTCGTCGAGGCGGACGTCGTCATCGTCTCGACCGGCGCGCCCACCTTCGTGGTCGGCGCCGAGCTGGTGCAGGCCGCCATGAAGGCGCGGCGGCGACGCTCGCTCTGCCTCATCGACCTCTCGGTGCCGCGCAACGTGGACCCGTGCTGCAGCGACGTCACCGACGTCTACGCCTACGACATGGACGACCTGCAGAAGGTCGTCCTGACGACGAAGTCGGCCCGCGCCGAGGAGGCGCTCCGGGCCGAGGCGATCGTCGAGGCGGAGGTGATGGCGTTCACCGCCGAGCGCGAGGCGCGCGCGGCGCTGCCGGTGCTGGCGGCGCTGCGCCGGCAGGCGGAGGAGATCGCGCTCGCCGAGGCGGAGCGCACCCTGGCGCAGGTGGGCCAGAAGCTGGACGAGAAGGGGCGGCGGAGCGTGGAGGCGATGGCGCGCGCCATCGTCAACAAGCTCCTCCACGGCCCGACCTCGCGCCTCAAGCAGGCCGCTTCGAACGGCGACAGCGCGCTGCCCGGCGCCGCCGCCGAGCTCTTTGGCATCGAGGAGGAGCGCGGCGAGCCGCCGGCTCCTCCCGCGGAGGCCGCCGAGGCCCCCGTCCACATGGTGGCACTCCCGGAGAAGAGATGA